A genome region from Falco biarmicus isolate bFalBia1 chromosome 11, bFalBia1.pri, whole genome shotgun sequence includes the following:
- the SLC5A9 gene encoding sodium/glucose cotransporter 4, with protein MSSSPAAMSQPTPATTELPALLGDTTAAFGVADIIVVVLYFAFVLTVGIWSSIRASRGTIGGYFLAGRSMTWWPIGASLMSSNVGSGLFIGLAGTGAAGGLAVGGFEWNATWALLALGWIFVPVYIAAGVVTMPEYLQKRFGGQRIQIYMSVLSLILYIFTKISTDIFSGALFIQISLGWNLYLSTVVLLAVTAVYTIAGGLTAVIYTDVLQTLIMVLGALVLMFLGFEKVGWYEGLQEKYSTAIPKIIVPNTTCHLPRADAFHLFRDPVTGDIPWPGLIFGLSVLALWCWCTDQVIVQRSLSAKNLSHAKGGSVLGGYLKIFPMFFIVLPGMISRALYPDEVGCVDPDICKRVCGAAVGCSNIAYPKLVIELMPDGLRGLMIAVMMAALMSSLTSIFNSSSTLFVIDIWQRIRRKASEQELMIVGRVFILILIVISILWIPIIQSANSGKLFDYIQSITSYLAPPITALFILAIFCKRINEPGAFWGLMIGLAVGLVRMIIEFIYSTPSCGEDDRRPAVLKDLHYLYFALILCVLTAIVIILISFCTPPIPEEKLARLTWWTRHRKAPAIDLKNYKSEAAQINPANGESDLVDSADPGDKEEEAAKPPCWKMLYLWFCGLSTGPVPTLSQEERAALERSLTSIEEKPLWRTVCNVNAILLMTVNVFLWAYFG; from the exons ATGAGCAGTTCACCTGCAGCCATGAGCCAGCCGACCCCAgccaccacagagctgcccGCGCTGCTGGGGGACACAACAGCGGCCTTTGGGGTGGCAGACATCATCGTCGTGGTTTTATACTTCGCCTTTGTCCTCACTGTCGGGATATGG TCATCGATACGAGCAAGCCGGGGGACTATTGGAGGCTATTTCCTAGCTGGACGATCCATGACTTGGTGGCCT ATTGGAGCATCCTTGATGTCAAGCAATGTGGGCAGTGGCTTATTCATCGGCCTGGCGGGCACTGGAGCAGCTGGGGGCCTTGCTGTCGGGGGCTTTGAGTGGAAC GCTACCTGGGCACTTCTGGCTCTTGGCTGGATCTTTGTCCCTGTTTACATCGCAGCAGGAGTGGTCACAATGCCCGAGTACCTGCAGAAGAGATTTGGAGGGCAAAGGATACAGATCTACATGTCTGTACTGTCCCTCATTCTCTATATATTCACCAAGATATCC acaGACATTTTTTCTGGAGCATTGTTCATCCAAATCTCTTTGGGCTGGAACCTCTACTTGTCCACTGTGGTCTTGCTAGCAGTGACTGCTGTCTACACCATAGCTG GTGGCTTAACGGCTGTGATCTACACAGATGTGCTGCAAACCCTGATCATGGTGCTGGGAGCTTTGGTCCTCATGTTCTTAG GATTTGAAAAAGTTGGCTGGTATGAAGGACTTCAGGAGAAATACAGCACAGCAATACCAAAGATCATAGTCCCAAACACAACCTGTCACCTCCCACGTGCAGATGCCTTTCACTTGTTCAGGGATCCAGTCACAGGAGACATTCCCTGGCCTGGCCTTATATTTGGTCTCTCTGTGCTGGCTCTTTGGTGCTGGTGCACTGACCAG GTGATAGTCCAGAGGTCTCTCTCTGCCAAGAACCTCTCCCATGCCAAAGGTGGATCGGTGCTGGGAGGGTATCTGAAAATCTTCCCTATGTTTTTCATTGTCCTGCCAGGAATGATCAGCAGAGCTCTTTACCCAG ATGAAGTGGGCTGTGTGGACCCGGACATCTGTAAAAGGGTCTGTGGAGCTGCAGTGGGTTGTTCCAACATTGCTTACCCCAAACTTGTGATAGAACTCATGCCCGATG GGCTCCGTGGTTTGATGATTGCCGTGATGATGGCAGCCTTGATGAGTTCCCTCACCTCcattttcaacagcagcagcactctcTTCGTTATAGACATCTGGCAGCGGATCCGCCGAAAGGCTTCAGAGCAGGAGCTGATGATTGTGGGCAG AGTCTTTATCCTCATCCTCATAGTCATCAGTATTCTCTGGATCCCGATCATTCAATCAGCCAACAGTGGGAAGCTCTTTGACTACATACAGTCCATAACCAGCTATCTTGCCCCACCGATCACAGCTCTCTTCATCTTGGCAATCTTCTGCAAGAGGATTAATGAGCCT GGTGCTTTCTGGGGCCTCATGATTGGGCTAGCTGTTGGTCTTGTTCGGATGATCATCGAGTTTATTTATAGCACACCGTCTTGTGGTGAGGATGACAGAAGACCAGCTGTGCTAAAGGACTTGCACTACCTCTACTTTGCCCTCATCCTCTGTGTCCTCACTGCGATTGTCATCATCCTCATTAGTTTCTGCACCCCACCAATCCCTGAAGAAAAG CTCGCTCGCCTGACGTGGTGGacaagacacagaaaagcaCCGGCCATTGACCTGAAAAATTACAAGAGTGAAGCAGCACAGATTAATCCAGCCAACGGAGAGAGTGACCTGGTCGACAGTGCAGATCCAGGCGATAAGGAGGAGGAAG CAGCCAAGCCTCCCTGCTGGAAAATGCTGTACTTGTGGTTCTGTGGTCTGTCCACTGGCCCCGTGCCCACCCTGTCCCAGGAGGAGAGAGCTGCCCTGGAGCGAAGCCTCACCAGCATTGAGGAGAAGCCCCTGTGGAGAACTGTTTGCAATGTGAACGCTATTCTCCTCATGACTGTAAATGTCTTTCTGTGGGCATATTTTGGCTGA